One genomic segment of Candidatus Methylomirabilota bacterium includes these proteins:
- a CDS encoding sigma-70 family RNA polymerase sigma factor: AELPAWLFRIARNAAIDRARRTRPTTELVELEGGDPTSPLADRLDIRQALAQLTQEQRSVILLRFAAGLSTRETAVAVGRREKAVESLQHRALEALARRLSPR; encoded by the coding sequence GCCGAACTGCCGGCCTGGCTCTTCCGGATCGCCCGGAACGCGGCCATCGACCGCGCCCGGCGGACCCGTCCGACCACCGAACTCGTCGAGCTCGAAGGCGGCGACCCGACCAGCCCGCTCGCCGACCGCTTGGACATCCGCCAAGCTCTCGCCCAGCTCACCCAGGAGCAGCGCTCGGTGATCCTCCTGCGCTTCGCCGCCGGCCTCTCGACACGCGAGACCGCAGTTGCGGTCGGCCGCCGCGAGAAGGCCGTCGAATCCCTCCAGCACCGCGCGCTCGAGGCGCTCGCGCGCCGGCTGAGCCCACGATGA